The Kordia sp. SMS9 genome window below encodes:
- a CDS encoding type I polyketide synthase, whose amino-acid sequence MDEKTIKKSIAVVGISGRFPNAENLANFWEKLRQGASLYNWHSDDELREKGIRESQIQDETFIKIDTTLQGAETFDPSFFGYTKSEATYMDPQTRLLHEEVWLALEDASCNPLTFDKKIGLIVSASENLDWKVYAQNQKSSNVSAYYRRQISNVKFSNTLISYRLNLRGPSYFIDTACSSSLVGIHMATRQLLMKEAAMYVVSSVSLNSRAGYGYYYQEGMISSKDGRCKPFDKDASGTFLGEGTGTVVLKRLEDALKDGDTVYAVIRGSATNNDGSNKVGYTAPSIEGQASCIALAHRVANIAPETIGYVETHGTATQIGDPIELEALNIAFQKNTQQQCAIGSIKSNLGHLDAAAGITGFIKTVLSLHHKEIPPSLHYNAPNPQVNFAQGPFYVNNALQPFQRLQKEIPLRAGVSSFGIGGTNAHVVLEEFQNKINNALPAKKQPLPILISAKSSASLLQYKAKLVQYLQNNTPVNLMSVFNALQEKAVFSNSISVVASTSEELIAELQTVTSENSIYTDIENTKSRLVFMFPGQGSQYENMAYELYQENSFFAEILDEGFKILANINNNNYKKVLFSTLTSEATSELLHTTQYTQPLVFLVEYALAKLLMELGIQPTTMIGHSLGEYTAACISGVFSFEDALQLLVYRANLMEQTEQGKMISVHCSEEEIKAYLNTNVSIAAVNAPNAVVISGTVAAVEKLENIFKSLRIAAIPLKTGKGFHSPTMDVILDDFQQKINSISLHEPTIPFISNLTGKTITKAEATSPAYWVQHIRNAVLFAKGIHTLETANYEVFLEVGPGNILKNLYDRNSTNASSKSVSILKDSKKTETEIRCFIKQLGLLWSYGIHPQWNILIPQPATEKIKLPNYAFEDIKFPYKIDIYKELNNEFDFTTKNTKKPFDEWFYTTNWKRSHVQKEDELFSTSNTIVLFATEDTFFEELQQELTAKGKHVIIVKKGMRYAYISENEHVVCAEKSSDFTLLYNNIKSVHDTIDHYIYGWSLSNAEKTIANLTVENQATLHEDFYGCLHIIQSFQLQKTRQRHKFTLLTQQYVNIHANEKQDFASASANTLLYVAMQENLKGFNCTIDLDKNDAQLAEKVANDILYNAKDLQITYRNNIRWVRMYESVKVAAQTANSIIKKNGIYIITGGIGNAALTLATHLLTNYEAKVFLIGRSHVPAEEHWAQLLQLSYQEVKAKKLEKVIRYVKLATKHKEILHYFSGDITELATIKNTISEIEEAHGQLNGIIHTAGNIDRKTYELVEKIQPENVQAQFAPKATGILNLFEIIKTSEIDFVWATSSLSAVLGGITYASYAAANSFMDEFASVLDAETDQKWISVNLDGLSFGEDDAYIQEAEFINIFERTLHSKETAQWIVSIQDIYERDTLPRRIEQKIKSTDTAIGVENDTDHTGIKNVAHELRTLWMDFFDNEEINLESNYFELGGNSLNIIVMHQKIKEIWNVDISIAQLFTMQTLNDIVKEVEKHLEKEEVTTVNDDTLIGF is encoded by the coding sequence ATGGACGAAAAAACAATAAAAAAGAGCATTGCCGTTGTCGGAATATCTGGCAGATTTCCGAATGCGGAAAATTTAGCTAATTTTTGGGAGAAACTAAGACAAGGCGCTTCATTATACAATTGGCATTCTGATGATGAACTTAGAGAAAAAGGTATCAGGGAAAGTCAAATTCAAGATGAAACATTCATCAAAATTGACACTACATTACAAGGCGCAGAAACCTTTGACCCTTCATTTTTTGGCTATACCAAAAGTGAAGCAACCTACATGGATCCGCAAACACGATTACTACACGAAGAAGTTTGGCTGGCACTAGAAGATGCCAGTTGCAATCCGTTAACATTTGACAAAAAAATAGGCTTAATTGTAAGTGCTTCCGAAAACTTAGACTGGAAAGTATATGCGCAAAATCAGAAAAGTTCCAATGTAAGTGCATATTACCGCAGACAAATAAGCAATGTAAAATTTAGCAATACTCTGATATCATATCGCTTAAATCTCAGAGGACCAAGTTACTTTATAGATACTGCATGTTCTAGTTCTTTGGTAGGCATACACATGGCAACGCGTCAATTATTGATGAAAGAAGCTGCTATGTACGTGGTAAGCAGTGTTTCTTTAAATTCTCGTGCGGGCTACGGATATTACTATCAAGAAGGCATGATTTCCTCAAAAGATGGACGTTGCAAACCTTTTGACAAAGATGCTTCGGGAACGTTTTTGGGCGAAGGTACCGGAACTGTAGTCTTAAAACGCTTGGAAGATGCCTTAAAAGATGGCGATACAGTGTATGCAGTGATCAGAGGTTCTGCAACCAATAATGACGGAAGCAACAAAGTTGGGTATACGGCGCCAAGTATAGAAGGACAAGCGAGTTGTATTGCTTTGGCACATCGTGTGGCAAACATTGCTCCTGAAACAATTGGATATGTAGAAACCCACGGAACCGCGACACAAATTGGCGATCCTATTGAACTTGAAGCACTCAATATTGCCTTCCAAAAAAATACGCAACAACAGTGTGCAATTGGGAGCATTAAATCAAATTTGGGCCATTTGGATGCGGCGGCTGGCATTACAGGATTTATCAAAACAGTATTGAGCTTACATCACAAAGAAATTCCGCCAAGTTTACATTACAACGCGCCAAATCCGCAAGTAAATTTTGCGCAAGGACCTTTTTATGTGAATAATGCTTTGCAACCGTTTCAACGCTTGCAAAAGGAAATTCCTTTGCGTGCAGGTGTCAGTTCTTTTGGAATTGGAGGAACGAACGCACATGTCGTTTTAGAGGAATTTCAGAACAAAATAAACAATGCACTACCTGCGAAAAAACAGCCACTTCCTATACTGATTTCTGCTAAAAGTTCCGCTTCATTACTACAATATAAAGCCAAACTCGTACAGTATTTACAAAACAATACTCCTGTAAATTTGATGTCTGTTTTCAACGCGTTACAAGAAAAAGCGGTGTTTTCTAACAGCATTTCTGTTGTAGCATCAACCTCCGAAGAATTGATAGCAGAGTTACAAACGGTGACGTCAGAAAATAGTATATATACTGATATTGAAAATACAAAATCAAGACTTGTATTTATGTTTCCAGGGCAGGGAAGTCAGTACGAAAATATGGCATACGAACTCTATCAAGAAAATTCGTTTTTTGCTGAAATATTAGATGAAGGCTTCAAAATACTAGCAAACATCAACAATAATAACTATAAAAAAGTACTCTTTTCAACACTAACTTCGGAAGCAACTTCGGAATTATTACATACCACTCAATATACACAACCGTTGGTTTTTTTAGTGGAATATGCATTGGCAAAATTACTCATGGAGCTAGGAATTCAACCAACAACGATGATTGGTCATAGTTTGGGCGAATACACGGCAGCATGCATTTCGGGTGTTTTTTCATTTGAAGATGCGCTGCAACTTTTGGTATACAGAGCCAATCTCATGGAGCAAACTGAACAAGGTAAAATGATTAGTGTACACTGTTCTGAAGAAGAAATTAAAGCATACTTAAATACAAACGTAAGTATTGCGGCGGTCAATGCGCCAAATGCGGTTGTAATTTCTGGAACGGTCGCTGCAGTTGAAAAATTGGAAAACATATTCAAATCGCTTCGCATTGCTGCGATTCCTTTAAAAACGGGCAAAGGTTTTCATTCGCCTACCATGGATGTGATTCTTGATGATTTTCAACAAAAAATAAACAGCATTTCATTGCACGAACCTACCATTCCGTTCATATCAAATCTCACAGGAAAAACCATCACAAAAGCAGAAGCTACATCGCCCGCATATTGGGTGCAACACATACGCAATGCCGTTTTATTTGCCAAAGGAATTCATACGCTAGAAACCGCAAACTATGAGGTGTTTTTAGAAGTTGGTCCAGGAAACATCTTGAAAAATCTCTACGATCGAAACAGCACAAATGCATCGAGTAAATCAGTAAGTATCTTGAAAGATTCCAAGAAAACTGAAACTGAAATTAGGTGTTTTATCAAACAGCTAGGCTTGTTGTGGAGTTATGGCATTCATCCGCAATGGAATATACTAATTCCGCAACCTGCAACAGAAAAAATAAAATTGCCAAACTACGCCTTTGAAGACATTAAGTTTCCCTACAAAATTGATATTTACAAAGAACTCAACAACGAATTTGATTTTACTACAAAAAATACCAAAAAACCATTTGACGAATGGTTCTATACTACCAATTGGAAACGCTCACATGTACAAAAAGAAGACGAACTCTTTTCTACGTCAAACACAATTGTGCTATTTGCAACAGAAGATACTTTCTTTGAAGAACTTCAACAAGAATTGACAGCAAAAGGGAAACATGTAATCATTGTAAAAAAAGGAATGCGGTATGCGTATATTTCTGAAAATGAACATGTTGTTTGTGCGGAAAAGTCATCAGATTTTACACTCTTATACAACAATATCAAGTCGGTTCACGATACAATAGATCATTACATTTACGGTTGGTCTTTGTCAAATGCCGAAAAAACAATTGCAAATTTAACAGTGGAAAATCAAGCAACATTGCATGAAGATTTCTACGGATGTTTACACATTATACAATCATTTCAACTACAAAAAACACGGCAACGCCATAAATTTACATTGCTAACACAGCAATACGTTAACATTCATGCAAACGAAAAACAGGACTTTGCTTCGGCGAGCGCCAACACATTACTATATGTTGCCATGCAAGAAAATCTAAAAGGATTTAATTGTACCATTGATCTTGACAAAAACGATGCGCAACTTGCAGAAAAAGTAGCAAATGATATTCTGTACAATGCCAAAGATCTTCAAATTACCTATCGAAATAACATTCGTTGGGTGCGCATGTACGAATCTGTAAAAGTAGCGGCACAAACTGCAAATTCGATCATTAAGAAAAATGGCATCTATATAATTACGGGCGGAATTGGAAATGCTGCGTTAACACTCGCAACGCATTTACTAACAAACTATGAAGCAAAAGTATTTCTTATCGGAAGATCCCATGTGCCTGCGGAAGAACATTGGGCGCAATTACTACAATTATCATATCAAGAAGTAAAAGCGAAAAAACTGGAAAAAGTCATTAGATATGTAAAATTAGCCACAAAACATAAAGAAATCTTACACTACTTTAGCGGCGATATTACAGAATTAGCAACCATAAAAAACACCATTTCAGAAATTGAAGAAGCGCACGGGCAACTCAACGGAATCATTCATACCGCAGGAAACATAGATCGGAAAACCTATGAATTGGTGGAAAAAATTCAGCCAGAAAATGTACAAGCGCAATTCGCTCCAAAAGCAACGGGAATCTTAAATCTCTTCGAAATTATAAAAACGAGCGAGATAGATTTTGTGTGGGCAACTTCAAGTTTATCCGCAGTTTTAGGAGGAATTACCTATGCTTCTTACGCCGCGGCAAATAGTTTTATGGACGAATTTGCATCGGTGTTGGATGCGGAAACCGATCAAAAGTGGATTTCTGTAAACTTAGACGGATTGTCCTTTGGAGAGGATGACGCGTACATTCAAGAAGCGGAATTTATCAACATATTTGAACGTACACTTCATTCAAAAGAAACTGCTCAGTGGATTGTTTCCATACAAGATATTTATGAACGCGATACGCTTCCCAGAAGAATAGAACAAAAAATAAAATCAACGGATACAGCCATTGGCGTAGAAAATGATACAGATCATACAGGAATAAAAAATGTAGCCCACGAATTGCGTACCTTATGGATGGATTTCTTTGATAATGAAGAAATCAATTTAGAAAGTAACTATTTTGAATTGGGTGGCAACTCGCTCAATATCATAGTGATGCATCAAAAAATAAAAGAAATTTGGAATGTAGACATTTCCATTGCACAACTATTTACGATGCAAACACTCAACGATATCGTGAAAGAAGTAGAAAAACATCTTGAAAAAGAAGAAGTCACAACTGTAAATGACGATACCTTAATTGGATTTTAA
- a CDS encoding non-ribosomal peptide synthetase, which translates to MLHKENIKRIFKCSPMQKGMFFLYKLNPSSKQHIVQYCFDLKGEIQPANFKEAFRDVCKRYDVLRTIFVQKTTDYPIQIVLKEIELDFTFTDVTTATNTKTKQEFLEADLEKGFQIDKTPCVRLQLIKQADRSYACIFTFHHIIMDGWCNSIIINDFMTFYAARTLQLEMPKTPVPNYESYIQWLDKQNAVEATNFWKNYLSDYQNQLKIPFLKTQNELLYLFENQTITFEAELSTKIEILAKENDVTLNAVCQLLWAIVLAKINDVSDVVFGVVSSGRPTEVADSDKILGLFINTIPIRISWDKSTTIREVLKQSFEKINAVQEYSYLQLADIQQQSEQSRNLIDHIFIFENYPKNIEDLSNADELKTLDLRLENTQVFDQTNYHFNIIAKKNEHIEFKFLYNASLISANDIEIIGEYLQHVANQIVENPADLLSTISLAPKQHLAMLTGASHEIHHESLVSYWKQSVSTFGSRIAVTHENQEFTYHEIDQLSNAFAGFLQKNHAVTNGDRVVVALERSERMLIAVWSILKLGASIVPIDINYPERRKEYILQDANATCIVDESMMEAWQNSHETFAENEVTFQSPNRESICYIIYTSGTTGKPNGTMLTHENMINLVHFHDATTIKRSKVLQFAPLVFDVSFQEIFATHLNGGTLYLIHESVRYNVEKLFQFVEKHAIETLFLPTSYLKYISNTNEVLQAFPSCVQDIIVAGERLIINNNLKEFLWNRNVRLHNHYGPSETHVITAMTVNTDAEIDKIPSIGTPIQNTTICIMSETDQIQAKGGVGQLLVSGKPVGKGYVHNETLTQKKFVTIAGKNYYKTGDKAYIHSDNTIHYLGRIDDQIKYRGYRIELSEIAATILQNKAVKEAVVILHEEAPSVQKLVAFIIAETTFDTTTLQTHLNGHLPHYMIPTSIIRMDAFPMTHNGKVDKRKLQNDFVSNTVVELGTESLTLEEEKIIAIWKEILNINAISRNDNFLNLGGHSLQFIQLAGRYSKHFKVTVSFRELFLNATVKAHAALIISKSKGDLPPKIPKTAVQEHYPLSAAQMRMWTLSQFENADRAHNIVQAFEFSGNLETEKLVEAISKVVMRHEILRTYFIIDAQHNIRQLFVPSAIFQTDLTYIHPATLSDVDAVIEKKYKTVFDLEKGPLWNVTIVKTGEEQHILILTIHHIICDGWSMKILAKEVLTHYHHLQKNQEKTLPALSIQYKDYVAWLQMPKQQQQIQKEEAYWLKKFKGEIPQIKFPTSKKRPALKTYNGDSVSVTFSKTLSESIKKYNTTSESTLFMTLLAGVNALLYRYTNETDIIVGTPTAGRIHEQLEDQLGLYLNTLAIRTHFEKESNFAELTSLVKEELSQTYSNQLYPFDKLVDQLQLERDLSRSPLFDILVVLQNFQNTIVEETQEPTNLSVTTYSGNTRKLSMFDLKFVFQEYAHGIHVLLEFNADIYAKAQIKKALSHLENLLQHVIQQPKVPINELHYLSPSEEETILQSSGQLLETETSKETIVSTFKNTVQQFGSEIALVGEEKQVTYNDLDVLSDQLASYLKTTYAIQPKSTIAIQLERSEWVFVAMLSVLKLGNAFVPIAIDAPSDRTAFMLKDSACVLNIDQSVIQQFELQEANNEVITFPEVSSSMTAYIIYTSGTTGKPKGVSIPHKALVNYANWFKNTHHISAGDRSVVLSLHTFDLIYTSVFGCLLSGASLHVPSENLISDLKGISNYIIKHHISFLKITPMYLNALLNVKENILTSSSLKLIVCGGEKPIINDVRSVVEAGKIFVNHYGPTETTIGVCAHEVTRDNLKEFEENTVIGTPVTNTQLFILDEKQQLCADNIVGELCISGAQLSDGYVNLQPLTEEKFIQHPTLSKRIFRTGDLAKRLPNGTILCLGRKDNQLKIRGYRVELEEVEHVLAAQTHMVQKAAVLVKEHNSQQRLVAFIVAQQENFDEIELRVALQNSLPNYMLPASFVQITEMPLNANGKVDKKELLLKGVTINSVSKTIVEASNHTEEVLVSLLKKALDTEKISVKDNFFDLGVNSIMLIKLLYEINAMLKTDVKLMTIFQHPTVERLAQVLHSSNEDTTSKLLNDIEENVADDEVYDMFDE; encoded by the coding sequence ATGTTACACAAGGAAAATATAAAACGAATCTTTAAATGTTCACCGATGCAAAAAGGCATGTTCTTTTTGTACAAGTTGAATCCATCTTCAAAACAACACATCGTACAATATTGTTTTGATCTCAAAGGAGAAATACAGCCTGCAAACTTTAAAGAAGCTTTTCGCGATGTATGCAAAAGATACGACGTATTGCGAACCATTTTTGTGCAAAAAACGACCGATTATCCAATTCAAATCGTACTTAAAGAAATTGAACTCGATTTTACATTTACTGATGTCACAACGGCGACGAACACCAAAACCAAACAAGAATTTTTAGAAGCCGATTTAGAAAAAGGATTTCAAATAGACAAAACGCCATGCGTGCGTTTGCAACTCATCAAACAAGCAGACCGATCGTACGCGTGTATTTTTACGTTTCATCACATCATTATGGATGGTTGGTGTAACAGTATCATTATCAATGATTTCATGACGTTTTATGCAGCGCGAACGCTTCAGTTGGAAATGCCCAAAACGCCTGTGCCAAACTATGAATCGTACATTCAATGGTTGGACAAACAAAATGCTGTGGAAGCCACAAATTTTTGGAAAAACTACTTGAGCGATTACCAAAATCAACTCAAAATACCATTTCTGAAAACGCAAAATGAACTTCTGTATCTGTTTGAAAATCAAACAATCACTTTTGAAGCGGAACTTTCTACAAAAATTGAAATCCTAGCCAAAGAAAATGATGTCACACTCAATGCGGTATGTCAATTATTGTGGGCAATTGTGTTGGCAAAAATCAACGATGTTTCGGATGTTGTATTTGGAGTGGTTTCTTCGGGAAGACCTACAGAAGTAGCGGATTCGGATAAAATCTTAGGACTATTCATCAACACCATTCCCATTCGAATTTCGTGGGATAAAAGCACAACAATTCGTGAAGTATTGAAGCAATCGTTCGAAAAAATAAATGCAGTTCAAGAATACAGTTACCTGCAATTGGCAGACATTCAACAACAATCGGAACAGTCGCGAAACCTAATTGATCACATTTTCATCTTTGAAAACTATCCAAAAAATATTGAAGATCTTTCCAATGCGGACGAACTTAAAACACTAGACTTGCGCTTGGAAAACACCCAAGTTTTCGATCAAACAAACTATCATTTCAACATCATTGCAAAGAAAAACGAACACATTGAATTCAAGTTTTTATACAATGCTTCGCTCATTTCGGCAAACGATATTGAGATTATTGGCGAGTATTTGCAACATGTAGCCAATCAAATAGTTGAAAATCCAGCCGATTTGCTAAGCACTATTTCGCTTGCTCCAAAACAACATTTGGCAATGCTTACGGGCGCATCACACGAAATTCATCACGAATCTTTGGTGAGCTATTGGAAGCAAAGTGTGTCAACATTTGGAAGTCGTATCGCGGTTACGCATGAAAATCAGGAATTTACCTATCACGAAATTGATCAATTGTCCAACGCTTTCGCGGGATTTTTACAAAAAAACCATGCCGTTACCAATGGCGATCGTGTAGTTGTTGCATTGGAAAGATCGGAGCGAATGCTGATTGCGGTTTGGAGTATTTTAAAACTTGGCGCAAGCATTGTACCGATAGATATAAACTATCCAGAACGCAGAAAAGAATACATTCTGCAAGACGCAAATGCAACGTGTATTGTTGACGAATCTATGATGGAAGCATGGCAAAATTCACATGAAACGTTTGCGGAAAATGAAGTTACTTTTCAGTCACCAAATCGCGAAAGTATCTGTTACATCATTTACACTTCTGGAACCACGGGAAAACCAAACGGAACGATGTTGACGCATGAAAACATGATCAATTTGGTTCATTTTCATGATGCAACAACCATTAAACGTTCCAAAGTATTGCAATTTGCACCCTTGGTATTCGATGTTTCTTTTCAAGAAATATTTGCCACACATCTCAACGGTGGAACTCTATATTTAATTCACGAAAGTGTACGGTATAATGTAGAAAAACTGTTTCAATTTGTTGAAAAACATGCTATTGAAACTTTATTTCTACCAACATCATACTTAAAATACATCAGCAACACCAACGAAGTATTGCAAGCATTTCCAAGCTGTGTACAGGACATCATTGTAGCAGGTGAACGGTTAATCATCAATAACAATCTAAAAGAATTTCTATGGAACAGAAACGTTCGTTTGCACAACCATTACGGACCTTCGGAAACACACGTCATCACAGCAATGACGGTAAACACGGATGCTGAAATTGACAAAATTCCTTCCATTGGAACGCCAATTCAAAACACGACCATTTGCATCATGTCTGAAACGGATCAAATTCAAGCAAAAGGTGGAGTCGGACAACTCTTAGTCAGTGGGAAACCTGTTGGAAAAGGCTATGTACATAATGAAACGCTCACACAAAAAAAGTTCGTCACCATTGCTGGGAAAAACTATTATAAAACGGGCGACAAAGCTTATATTCATTCCGACAATACCATTCACTATTTAGGAAGAATAGACGATCAAATAAAATACAGAGGTTATCGTATTGAATTAAGCGAAATTGCCGCTACCATATTGCAAAACAAAGCTGTAAAAGAAGCTGTTGTTATTTTGCATGAAGAAGCGCCTTCTGTACAAAAATTAGTGGCGTTTATCATTGCTGAAACGACGTTTGACACCACAACATTGCAAACACACTTAAACGGTCATTTGCCACATTACATGATTCCGACGTCCATTATACGGATGGATGCATTTCCGATGACACACAATGGGAAAGTTGACAAACGAAAACTTCAAAATGATTTCGTTTCCAACACAGTTGTGGAGTTAGGAACTGAATCACTTACCCTAGAAGAAGAAAAAATCATTGCGATTTGGAAAGAGATTTTAAACATAAACGCGATTTCTAGAAATGATAACTTTCTCAATCTTGGCGGACATAGTTTGCAGTTCATTCAACTTGCAGGACGCTATTCCAAGCATTTCAAAGTTACCGTTTCCTTTAGAGAATTATTCCTAAATGCAACGGTAAAAGCACATGCAGCTTTGATCATTTCCAAATCAAAAGGCGATCTGCCACCAAAAATTCCGAAAACGGCAGTTCAAGAACACTATCCGTTAAGTGCTGCGCAAATGCGAATGTGGACATTAAGTCAATTTGAAAATGCTGACAGAGCACACAATATTGTACAAGCCTTTGAATTTTCTGGAAATTTAGAGACTGAAAAGTTAGTGGAAGCCATTTCGAAAGTAGTGATGCGACATGAAATTTTGCGTACATACTTCATCATCGATGCACAACACAATATTCGTCAACTTTTTGTGCCAAGTGCCATATTTCAAACCGATCTAACTTACATACATCCAGCAACACTTTCGGACGTAGATGCAGTCATTGAAAAGAAATACAAAACGGTTTTCGATTTAGAAAAAGGGCCTTTATGGAATGTCACCATCGTAAAAACAGGCGAAGAACAACACATTCTCATCCTCACCATTCATCACATTATTTGTGATGGTTGGTCCATGAAAATATTGGCAAAAGAAGTCCTTACACACTATCATCACTTACAAAAAAACCAAGAAAAAACACTTCCAGCACTTTCCATACAATACAAAGATTATGTGGCTTGGTTACAAATGCCAAAACAGCAGCAGCAAATACAAAAAGAAGAAGCGTATTGGTTGAAGAAATTTAAAGGTGAAATTCCGCAAATCAAATTTCCAACTTCCAAAAAACGTCCTGCACTTAAAACCTACAACGGTGATAGTGTTTCAGTGACGTTTTCCAAAACACTTTCAGAAAGCATTAAAAAATACAACACGACAAGTGAATCAACACTTTTTATGACGCTTTTAGCAGGTGTAAACGCACTGTTGTACCGATACACAAACGAAACGGACATCATTGTTGGAACACCAACCGCAGGAAGAATACACGAGCAATTGGAAGACCAATTAGGCTTGTACTTAAACACCTTGGCAATACGAACGCACTTTGAAAAAGAAAGTAACTTTGCTGAGTTAACAAGCTTGGTAAAAGAAGAATTATCTCAAACATATTCCAATCAATTATATCCTTTTGACAAACTTGTAGACCAACTACAATTGGAAAGAGATCTAAGCAGATCGCCATTATTTGACATCTTAGTCGTGCTGCAAAACTTCCAAAATACAATTGTAGAAGAAACGCAGGAACCTACAAACCTTTCTGTGACTACGTATTCAGGAAACACGCGCAAACTGAGCATGTTTGACTTAAAATTTGTGTTTCAAGAATACGCGCATGGTATTCATGTATTGCTAGAATTCAATGCGGATATTTATGCAAAAGCTCAAATCAAAAAAGCACTTTCACATCTAGAAAATTTATTGCAACACGTGATACAGCAACCCAAAGTTCCCATCAATGAATTGCACTATCTATCGCCATCTGAAGAGGAAACCATTTTGCAATCTTCTGGACAACTGCTAGAAACGGAAACTTCCAAGGAAACCATTGTAAGTACATTCAAAAATACCGTTCAACAATTTGGAAGCGAAATTGCGTTGGTTGGAGAAGAAAAACAGGTAACGTACAATGACTTAGATGTATTGTCTGATCAATTGGCAAGCTATCTAAAAACTACCTACGCGATACAACCAAAAAGTACAATTGCCATCCAATTAGAGCGCAGCGAGTGGGTTTTTGTAGCGATGTTAAGTGTACTAAAACTTGGTAATGCTTTTGTTCCCATTGCCATAGATGCGCCAAGCGATCGTACAGCGTTTATGCTAAAAGACAGTGCTTGTGTACTAAACATTGATCAATCTGTCATTCAACAATTTGAATTGCAAGAAGCGAACAATGAAGTGATTACATTTCCAGAAGTTTCTAGCAGCATGACAGCGTATATTATCTATACTTCAGGAACTACAGGAAAACCAAAAGGTGTGTCCATTCCGCACAAAGCGTTGGTCAATTATGCCAATTGGTTCAAAAACACGCATCACATTTCGGCAGGCGATCGTTCCGTAGTACTTTCATTGCATACATTCGATTTAATATATACAAGTGTCTTTGGATGTTTGCTTTCAGGCGCAAGTTTACACGTTCCTTCAGAAAATCTAATCAGTGATTTAAAAGGAATTTCAAACTATATCATAAAGCACCACATCAGTTTCTTAAAAATTACGCCAATGTATTTGAATGCGTTGTTAAATGTGAAAGAAAACATCCTAACGTCGTCTTCTTTAAAGTTAATAGTTTGCGGTGGCGAAAAACCAATAATCAACGATGTGCGAAGTGTAGTGGAAGCTGGAAAAATATTTGTAAATCATTACGGACCTACCGAAACTACCATCGGTGTTTGTGCACATGAAGTGACGCGAGACAATCTCAAGGAATTTGAAGAAAATACAGTCATAGGCACACCTGTAACCAACACACAACTGTTCATTTTGGATGAAAAACAACAATTGTGTGCAGATAATATTGTTGGCGAGCTCTGCATTTCGGGAGCACAATTGTCAGATGGCTATGTGAATTTACAACCCTTGACAGAAGAAAAATTCATTCAACATCCAACACTATCCAAACGAATTTTTAGAACAGGTGATCTCGCCAAAAGATTGCCAAACGGCACCATATTGTGTCTTGGACGCAAAGACAATCAGCTAAAAATACGCGGCTACAGAGTAGAATTGGAAGAAGTAGAACACGTATTGGCAGCGCAAACACACATGGTTCAAAAAGCTGCGGTATTGGTCAAAGAACACAACAGTCAACAACGTTTGGTAGCTTTCATCGTAGCACAACAAGAAAATTTTGATGAAATCGAATTACGAGTAGCATTACAAAATTCATTGCCAAACTACATGTTGCCCGCATCTTTTGTTCAAATCACAGAAATGCCGCTCAACGCGAATGGCAAAGTGGACAAAAAAGAATTACTTTTAAAAGGAGTAACGATCAATTCGGTTTCGAAAACCATTGTGGAAGCAAGCAATCATACCGAAGAAGTATTGGTTTCGTTGCTTAAAAAAGCATTGGATACAGAAAAAATATCGGTCAAAGACAATTTCTTTGATTTGGGAGTCAATTCCATCATGCTTATCAAACTATTATACGAAATCAATGCAATGCTAAAAACGGATGTGAAGTTAATGACGATATTTCAACATCCAACGGTGGAAAGACTTGCACAAGTGCTACATTCCTCGAATGAGGATACAACTTCAAAACTCCTAAATGACATAGAAGAAAACGTGGCAGACGATGAAGTATATGATATGTTTGATGAATAA